From the genome of Chryseobacterium shigense, one region includes:
- a CDS encoding glycoside hydrolase family 99 protein produces MNFKSLLIFILLMNISVKSSAQNNKSREKVQIFYYGWYANPEVDGKYEHWNHDILPHWSNQKWNNLGHHRGGDDIGANFYPALGNYSSNDPEIIKKHMEMIKESGVGVVVLSWLGKDSFVDKSIAQYLDIADQSGLKVAFHIEPFYKNITELREQLTYLVKTYSHHHAFYKKDGKPLYYVYDSYKISPGEWTKLLSENGEKTVRNTELDGLYIGLWVEKEHAVFFEKSGFDGFYTYFASEGFVFGSTVSNWSYLSQFAKDHKLIFIPCVGPGYSDTRIRPWNEANFKSRENGKYYERMFHAAAKVNPDYIGITSFNEWHEGTQIEPAIPKKTGNFKYEDYGKDSWFYIKETRRLTDQFLTGK; encoded by the coding sequence ATGAATTTTAAAAGCTTACTGATATTCATTCTGTTGATGAACATTTCCGTGAAAAGTTCTGCCCAGAATAATAAATCGCGGGAGAAAGTTCAGATTTTTTATTACGGATGGTATGCAAATCCGGAAGTAGATGGAAAGTATGAGCACTGGAACCATGATATTCTCCCTCACTGGAGCAATCAGAAATGGAACAACCTGGGACATCATAGGGGAGGAGACGATATTGGTGCTAATTTTTACCCTGCTTTAGGAAATTACAGTTCCAATGATCCGGAAATCATTAAAAAACACATGGAAATGATCAAAGAATCCGGTGTTGGTGTGGTTGTTTTAAGCTGGCTGGGAAAAGACTCATTTGTTGATAAAAGTATTGCTCAATATCTTGATATAGCTGATCAGTCTGGCCTTAAGGTAGCTTTTCATATAGAACCGTTTTACAAAAATATAACAGAGCTTAGAGAACAGCTTACCTACCTGGTGAAGACTTATTCTCACCATCATGCTTTTTATAAAAAAGATGGAAAGCCGTTGTACTATGTGTACGACAGCTATAAAATTTCCCCCGGAGAATGGACAAAACTCCTTTCTGAAAATGGTGAAAAAACAGTTCGGAATACAGAATTGGACGGACTTTATATAGGATTGTGGGTTGAAAAGGAACATGCAGTTTTTTTTGAAAAATCCGGGTTTGATGGTTTTTATACCTACTTTGCCAGCGAAGGTTTTGTTTTTGGAAGTACAGTGTCCAACTGGAGCTACCTTTCTCAATTTGCAAAAGATCATAAACTTATTTTTATTCCTTGTGTAGGGCCTGGATATTCAGATACAAGAATAAGACCCTGGAATGAAGCCAATTTCAAAAGCAGGGAAAACGGAAAATATTATGAAAGAATGTTTCATGCAGCAGCAAAAGTAAATCCGGACTATATCGGGATCACTTCATTTAATGAATGGCATGAAGGAACACAGATTGAACCGGCAATTCCTAAAAAGACGGGCAATTTCAAATATGAAGATTACGGAAAAGATTCCTGGTTCTACATCAAAGAAACCAGGCGTTTGACAGATCAGTTTTTAACGGGTAAATAA